GCCAATTTAGCCTTGGCACAGGCTGATCTTGAATTAAAAAAAGCCCTCTATCAGCGTTATCAAACACTGATTAAAAAAAATAGCCTCTCTCAGAATGAACTTGATTTGGCGCATGCCGATTTTCAAGCCGCAAAAGCGACGGCTTTATTAGCAAAAATCAGTGTTGAGCAGGCGCAATTATCGTTAGCACGTACCGCGATTAAAAGCCCAATTACCGGGTATGTCACCCAGCAGCTGGTGGATGTCGGGTCGTGGGTTGATGAAGGTACTGCCTTGTATCGCCTTGCCTCTATCGATCGTCTGATTGTTCGTTTATATGCTAGCGAACATGAGGTCAGTGAACTTCAAGTGGGTCAGTCGATGCGTATCTGGTCTGAGTCGGTACAAGATCGTCAAGTTATCGGAACGATTGCCCGCATAGGGGTAGAGCTAGATAGTGAAGCGATGGCGTACCCGATAGAAATTGATATTCCAAATAGTCAGTTGGTCTTTAAACCAGGTATGTCAGTCTATGGTAGCACCGAGCTAGGGTTACTTACCTCGACGCAGTCCGTGAAGTAGGAGAGTAATGATGACTAACTTACTTCGCTTTTTTGCCGAGAGGCATTTTTTAGCCCGTATTATTACCGTGATGGTGTTAGCCGTCGGGCTAGGCATTATGAGCCAAATCAGGCTGCAAGAACTGCCTGATGTTGCCTTTCCTGAAGTGCAAATTGATACCCAATATCCGGGGGCTTCGGCGCAAGATATTGAATTAAACATCACCAATAAACTAGAGAAAGAACTGCGCTCTGTACAAGGGATCCGTAAGTTTGAATCAACCTCCAGCAACGGCATTTCGTCGATTCGGTTGGAGTTAGATGAAAGCATTGATCTTAATAAAGCGGTCCGTGAGATTCAACAAGCCGTCGATCGAGTCAGCGACTTACCCAAAGATATTCCCAATCCGCCAATTGTCCTGCAAGAAAGTACCGCTTCTTTTGAAGTGCTACGCTTTGGGGTCACTGGGGGTGATAGCTACAGCGAATTGCGTGAATATGTGCGCGGTTTAGAAAAGCGCATCCGTAATATTGCAGGTGTAGGCTCGGTCACCTTATCGGGTTTTCGTGAACGGGAATTTTGGATTGAGGTCGACCCGAATAAAGTCCGCCGTTATCAATTGACGGTAGATGACGTAATGAGTGCGGTAAATAATCGTAACTTGTCGTTATCTGGCGGCATTGTTGAGTCATGGACGAATGAACAAAGATTAGTGGCTTTAACCCAAGTACACAGTGTGTCTGAGCTTGAACAGCTGGTGGTGAAGGTGCTGTCAGGCGGTGGTATCGTCCGCCTCAGTGACATTGCAAC
The nucleotide sequence above comes from Photobacterium swingsii. Encoded proteins:
- a CDS encoding efflux RND transporter periplasmic adaptor subunit, which produces MPKQTFFALAVASATLLTTTPSLALELIGQFQAKEHVNLVAQVPGVIEDLRAESGDPVTRQAVLVRIQQQDFQLDLSKQQANLALAQADLELKKALYQRYQTLIKKNSLSQNELDLAHADFQAAKATALLAKISVEQAQLSLARTAIKSPITGYVTQQLVDVGSWVDEGTALYRLASIDRLIVRLYASEHEVSELQVGQSMRIWSESVQDRQVIGTIARIGVELDSEAMAYPIEIDIPNSQLVFKPGMSVYGSTELGLLTSTQSVK